A region of Solea senegalensis isolate Sse05_10M unplaced genomic scaffold, IFAPA_SoseM_1 scf7180000015770, whole genome shotgun sequence DNA encodes the following proteins:
- the LOC122762520 gene encoding flocculation protein FLO11-like isoform X2, with product MERITVVQSYFVYWAGIKSEVVRDGSQKLWNGRKTTEKDGGTFAEQENGRMGPTEPTRPQNSRTRGYDSLETVIRQEIKNLATLTTLGNELWTNQTVSERNKMATSGSPHFTTSGSATYSNAALGTTDEASVISTKDPMSTSLSTASSSSGEEATETLHATTLLPNITDQNVTNPLTLLHFLTSFTHVKDIKMESKEREKLQDSDWPTVAQTKYATFNPQSTTSSTPLNNHSFHLVNRLRTSTHNPIEMIQDHTNSVKFRTQTSSFQPWGTSLTQTQNSHIKSLRYKQTSSPKYFLSTQIPTSKPLPPSVTGIHGILLFSATSPPKLFSKYKTLSHNSTLHSASTPQTSALPQTISTLIPEPPNHRLQPNTSVGDVNKSQPEPSQSGPRQTSPPYAECQTTDFFRTLPQPQPVSIQNPPPTTTSNQTLRFLQIKQPESDSLHESMSSSPKSWFQSTLHTGSPLAHSFEWKKTEPPQTPPSLTHLQFTIRYGPILATNQGKDVTTHDPQAKIKSISPIFAISSTTEPMFSGSTPQSALHSSSSTLTSTRPTLKPTFFTYSRFSSGKSQPKTTPALSVPPSPFPISVPPHVHPVKPSSTHSVASSNSSSPFVSITPVPLSNPPSSPSTFSKMITASTFPSSPSLISTASIPPTPPLVPTTSSYSLGSSYSIVSSVTPSFSGSPLSTSPHLGPSPAPLRSLYNSLLPSPSPVPSQKLTKGESLKIQKHLVPSDPEPNLTPPTQRTVLHQIPDPHPKLDPNIKLNRGRELKPNHPNTDTKQKHPSNPSGTPDKEGKYPDIIPRHSAWELGMLLGCSAGLGMVLVVVIRYMYRQACGKRTGVTLNDREREYERGERGLIHVQECGDLVRVRRIRENSFVLLAEYDILASPGD from the exons ATGGAACG CATCACGGTGGTTCAGTCATACTTTGTGTACTGGGCGGGGATCAAGTCTGAAGTGGTGCGTGATGGGAGTCAGAAACTGTGGAATGGgaggaaaaccacagagaaaGATGGAGGAACGTTTGCAGAGCAGGAAAATGGACGGATGGGTCCGACTG AACCCACAAGACCACAAAACAGCAGAACCCGAGGCTACGACTCTCTGGAAACAGTCATTCGCCAAGAGATTAAAAACTTGGCAACTTTGACGACCCTTGGAAATGAACTCTGGACCAATCAGACAGTCAGTGAAAGGAACAAGATGGCAACTTCAGGTTCTCCTCATTTCACCACCAGTGGCAGCGCGACTTATAGCAATGCAGCATTAGGTACGACAGACGAAGCAAGCGTAATTTCTACCAAGGACCCCATGAGCACCTCTCTTTCTACAGCGTCTTCCTCCTCAGGTGAAGAGGCAACAGAGACGCTACATGCTACAACTCTTTTACCAAACATCACAGATCAAAACGTCACCAATCCTCTTACCCTGCTGcacttcctcacttccttcacTCATGTAAAGGATATTAAGATGgaaagcaaagagagagaaaaattaCAAGACTCAGACTGGCCCACTGTTGCTCAAACAAAATATGCAACATTTAACCCCCAAAGTACCACCTCATCTACACCtttaaacaatcacagtttCCACCTTGTAAATCGCCTGAGAACCAGTACCCACAACCCCATAGAAATGATTCAAGATCACACTAATTCAGTTAAATTCAGGACCCAGACTAGTTCATTTCAGCCCTGGGGGACAAGCCTGACTCAAACACAGAACTCCCACATAAAATCTTTGCGTTACAAACAAACTTCTTCACCCAAATATTTTCTCTCCACACAAATCCCCACATCCAAACCCCTCCCCCCGTCTGTAACAGGTATTCATGGGATCCTTCTCTTCTCTGCCACCTCTCCACCCAAACTCTTTTCTAAGTACAAAACCTTGTCCCACAATTCCACTCTCCACTCCGCTTCCACCCCACAGACCTCTGCTCTGCCCCAAACAATTTCAACCCTTATTCCAGAACCCCCCAACCATAGGCTCCAACCAAACACCTCTGTGGGTGATGTAAACAAATCTCAACCTGAACCAAGTCAATCTGGACCAAGGCAAACCAGTCCACCATATGCTGAGTGTCAAACAACTGACTTCTTCAGGACTCTACCACAACCACAACCTGTAAGTATTCAAAATCCACCACCAACAACTACCtccaatcaaacactgagatttCTCCAGATAAAACAGCCTGAATCTGACTCACTACATGAGTCTATGAGCTCCTCTCCCAAATCATGGTTCCAGTCTACTTTACACACTGGTTCACCCCTGGCACATTCCTTTGAATGGAAGAAGACTGAACCCCCACAAACCCCTCCATCTTTGACTCATCTACAGTTCACAATACGTTATGGCCCAATCCTTGCAACAAATCAGGGTAAAGATGTCACAACTCATGATCCTCAAGCAAAGATCAAAAGCATTTCCCCAATCTTTGCCATTTCCTCAACTACTGAACCAATGTTTTCTGGCTCTACCCCTCAGTCTGCTCTTcactcttcatcctccacactGACATCAACACGTCCAACCTTGAAGCCAACATTTTTCACTTATTCCAGGTTCTCCTCCGGGAAGAGCCAACCCAAAACAACTCCTGCCCTTTCCGTTCCCCCCTCTCCTTTTCCGATCTCAGTTCCTCCTCATGTCCACCCAGTTAAACCTTCTTCTACTCATTCTGTGGCTTCCTCAAACTCTTCATCACCCTTTGTCTCGATTACCCCAGTCCCTTTATCTAATCCTCCCTCATCTCCTTCTACCTTTTCTAAGATGATCACAGCTTCAACCTTTCCTTCTTCACCCTCTTTAATTTCTACTGCGTCCATCCCTCCTACACCTCCTCTAGTTCCCACAACATCTTCTTACTCACTGGGTTCCTCATATTCCATTGTCTCATCCGTCACCCCTTCATTTTCAGGGTCCCCTCTGTCGACCTCCCCTCACCTAGGACCCTCTCCAGCTCCCCTTCGCTCTCTCTACAACTCCCTCTTACCCTCTCCTTCCCCTGTGCCCTCCCAGAAACTAACAAAAGGTGAGAGTTTGAAAATCCAGAAGCACCTTGTCCCGTCTGATCCTGAGCCCAACCTCACCCCACCAACACAAAGAACAGTTCTTCACCAAATCCCGGATCCCCATCCAAAGCTCGATCCAAATATCAAACTAAATCGAGGGCGTGAGTTAAAACCAAACCACCCAAACACTGAtactaaacaaaaacatccttcTAATCCCTCTGGAACCCCAGACAAAGAAGGGAAGTATCCGGACATTATCCCCAGACACAGTGCCTGGGAGCTCGGCATGCTGCTGGGCTGCTCAGCCGGTTTAGGGATGGTGCTGGTGGTTGTGATTCGGTACATGTACCGTCAGGCCTGCGGTAAACGGACAGGGGTGACTCTGaatgacagggagagagagtacgagagaggggagagagggctGATCCACGTCCAGGAGTGTGGCGATTTGGTCAGAGTCCGGAGAATCCGGGAGAACAGTTTTGTGCTTCTGGCAGAGTACGACATTCTGGCATCACCTGGAGACTAA
- the LOC122762520 gene encoding flocculation protein FLO11-like isoform X1: MQSTLYCFGMGVVLFTLAPPATAFSRGASHTSCQEMIPRHIRAHPQDPPHSYVTLRASASSYLPGQFITVTVRSSRDFMGFLLQARSVGRAGAGVEVRARGEVGVRGGSRSSRIGPVLVGGSWTFTPPGTHTLHCLSEGDTLTHSDKQLKRNLSFVWRAPDVPMGDIQFYITVVQSYFVYWAGIKSEVVRDGSQKLWNGRKTTEKDGGTFAEQENGRMGPTEPTRPQNSRTRGYDSLETVIRQEIKNLATLTTLGNELWTNQTVSERNKMATSGSPHFTTSGSATYSNAALGTTDEASVISTKDPMSTSLSTASSSSGEEATETLHATTLLPNITDQNVTNPLTLLHFLTSFTHVKDIKMESKEREKLQDSDWPTVAQTKYATFNPQSTTSSTPLNNHSFHLVNRLRTSTHNPIEMIQDHTNSVKFRTQTSSFQPWGTSLTQTQNSHIKSLRYKQTSSPKYFLSTQIPTSKPLPPSVTGIHGILLFSATSPPKLFSKYKTLSHNSTLHSASTPQTSALPQTISTLIPEPPNHRLQPNTSVGDVNKSQPEPSQSGPRQTSPPYAECQTTDFFRTLPQPQPVSIQNPPPTTTSNQTLRFLQIKQPESDSLHESMSSSPKSWFQSTLHTGSPLAHSFEWKKTEPPQTPPSLTHLQFTIRYGPILATNQGKDVTTHDPQAKIKSISPIFAISSTTEPMFSGSTPQSALHSSSSTLTSTRPTLKPTFFTYSRFSSGKSQPKTTPALSVPPSPFPISVPPHVHPVKPSSTHSVASSNSSSPFVSITPVPLSNPPSSPSTFSKMITASTFPSSPSLISTASIPPTPPLVPTTSSYSLGSSYSIVSSVTPSFSGSPLSTSPHLGPSPAPLRSLYNSLLPSPSPVPSQKLTKGESLKIQKHLVPSDPEPNLTPPTQRTVLHQIPDPHPKLDPNIKLNRGRELKPNHPNTDTKQKHPSNPSGTPDKEGKYPDIIPRHSAWELGMLLGCSAGLGMVLVVVIRYMYRQACGKRTGVTLNDREREYERGERGLIHVQECGDLVRVRRIRENSFVLLAEYDILASPGD, translated from the exons atgCAGTCTACACTCTACTGTTTCGGGATGGGTGTGGTTTTATTCACACTGGCTCCGCCCGCCACTGCATTTTCTCGTGGTGCCAGCCACACCTCCTGCCAGGAAATGATTCCCCGCCACATCCGCGCACATCCCCAGGACCCGCCGCACAGCTACGTCACCCTGCGTGCCTCTGCCTCATCTTACCTGCCTGGACAGTTCATCACAG TGACTGTCAGAAGCTCTCGGGACTTTATGGGTTTCCTTCTCCAGGCTCGCAGTGTGGGCAGAGCCGGAGCTGGAGTTGAGGTCAGGGCCAGAGGTGAAGTTGGAGTAAGAGGAGGTTCCAGGTCCTCAAGAATTGGCCCAGTGCTGGTGGGTGGTTCCTGGACCTTCACTCCTCCCGGCACCCACACCCTGCACTGCCTGTCAGAGGGCGACACCCTCACCCACTCTGACAAACAGCTGAAGAGGAATCTTTCGTTTGTGTGGAGAGCTCCTGACGTGCCCATGGGAGACATACAGTTCTA CATCACGGTGGTTCAGTCATACTTTGTGTACTGGGCGGGGATCAAGTCTGAAGTGGTGCGTGATGGGAGTCAGAAACTGTGGAATGGgaggaaaaccacagagaaaGATGGAGGAACGTTTGCAGAGCAGGAAAATGGACGGATGGGTCCGACTG AACCCACAAGACCACAAAACAGCAGAACCCGAGGCTACGACTCTCTGGAAACAGTCATTCGCCAAGAGATTAAAAACTTGGCAACTTTGACGACCCTTGGAAATGAACTCTGGACCAATCAGACAGTCAGTGAAAGGAACAAGATGGCAACTTCAGGTTCTCCTCATTTCACCACCAGTGGCAGCGCGACTTATAGCAATGCAGCATTAGGTACGACAGACGAAGCAAGCGTAATTTCTACCAAGGACCCCATGAGCACCTCTCTTTCTACAGCGTCTTCCTCCTCAGGTGAAGAGGCAACAGAGACGCTACATGCTACAACTCTTTTACCAAACATCACAGATCAAAACGTCACCAATCCTCTTACCCTGCTGcacttcctcacttccttcacTCATGTAAAGGATATTAAGATGgaaagcaaagagagagaaaaattaCAAGACTCAGACTGGCCCACTGTTGCTCAAACAAAATATGCAACATTTAACCCCCAAAGTACCACCTCATCTACACCtttaaacaatcacagtttCCACCTTGTAAATCGCCTGAGAACCAGTACCCACAACCCCATAGAAATGATTCAAGATCACACTAATTCAGTTAAATTCAGGACCCAGACTAGTTCATTTCAGCCCTGGGGGACAAGCCTGACTCAAACACAGAACTCCCACATAAAATCTTTGCGTTACAAACAAACTTCTTCACCCAAATATTTTCTCTCCACACAAATCCCCACATCCAAACCCCTCCCCCCGTCTGTAACAGGTATTCATGGGATCCTTCTCTTCTCTGCCACCTCTCCACCCAAACTCTTTTCTAAGTACAAAACCTTGTCCCACAATTCCACTCTCCACTCCGCTTCCACCCCACAGACCTCTGCTCTGCCCCAAACAATTTCAACCCTTATTCCAGAACCCCCCAACCATAGGCTCCAACCAAACACCTCTGTGGGTGATGTAAACAAATCTCAACCTGAACCAAGTCAATCTGGACCAAGGCAAACCAGTCCACCATATGCTGAGTGTCAAACAACTGACTTCTTCAGGACTCTACCACAACCACAACCTGTAAGTATTCAAAATCCACCACCAACAACTACCtccaatcaaacactgagatttCTCCAGATAAAACAGCCTGAATCTGACTCACTACATGAGTCTATGAGCTCCTCTCCCAAATCATGGTTCCAGTCTACTTTACACACTGGTTCACCCCTGGCACATTCCTTTGAATGGAAGAAGACTGAACCCCCACAAACCCCTCCATCTTTGACTCATCTACAGTTCACAATACGTTATGGCCCAATCCTTGCAACAAATCAGGGTAAAGATGTCACAACTCATGATCCTCAAGCAAAGATCAAAAGCATTTCCCCAATCTTTGCCATTTCCTCAACTACTGAACCAATGTTTTCTGGCTCTACCCCTCAGTCTGCTCTTcactcttcatcctccacactGACATCAACACGTCCAACCTTGAAGCCAACATTTTTCACTTATTCCAGGTTCTCCTCCGGGAAGAGCCAACCCAAAACAACTCCTGCCCTTTCCGTTCCCCCCTCTCCTTTTCCGATCTCAGTTCCTCCTCATGTCCACCCAGTTAAACCTTCTTCTACTCATTCTGTGGCTTCCTCAAACTCTTCATCACCCTTTGTCTCGATTACCCCAGTCCCTTTATCTAATCCTCCCTCATCTCCTTCTACCTTTTCTAAGATGATCACAGCTTCAACCTTTCCTTCTTCACCCTCTTTAATTTCTACTGCGTCCATCCCTCCTACACCTCCTCTAGTTCCCACAACATCTTCTTACTCACTGGGTTCCTCATATTCCATTGTCTCATCCGTCACCCCTTCATTTTCAGGGTCCCCTCTGTCGACCTCCCCTCACCTAGGACCCTCTCCAGCTCCCCTTCGCTCTCTCTACAACTCCCTCTTACCCTCTCCTTCCCCTGTGCCCTCCCAGAAACTAACAAAAGGTGAGAGTTTGAAAATCCAGAAGCACCTTGTCCCGTCTGATCCTGAGCCCAACCTCACCCCACCAACACAAAGAACAGTTCTTCACCAAATCCCGGATCCCCATCCAAAGCTCGATCCAAATATCAAACTAAATCGAGGGCGTGAGTTAAAACCAAACCACCCAAACACTGAtactaaacaaaaacatccttcTAATCCCTCTGGAACCCCAGACAAAGAAGGGAAGTATCCGGACATTATCCCCAGACACAGTGCCTGGGAGCTCGGCATGCTGCTGGGCTGCTCAGCCGGTTTAGGGATGGTGCTGGTGGTTGTGATTCGGTACATGTACCGTCAGGCCTGCGGTAAACGGACAGGGGTGACTCTGaatgacagggagagagagtacgagagaggggagagagggctGATCCACGTCCAGGAGTGTGGCGATTTGGTCAGAGTCCGGAGAATCCGGGAGAACAGTTTTGTGCTTCTGGCAGAGTACGACATTCTGGCATCACCTGGAGACTAA